In the genome of Chitinivibrionales bacterium, the window TGTTTGCGCTTTGCAAATGCTTACGGGAAGTATTCCGATCACAAGACCAGTGTCGTTGCCAAGATGATGAAAGAGCTTTTAAAGGGCGATGATCTTCTTATATATGGTGACGGTTCCCAGACTCGCGATTTTATCAATGCGTATGATATTGCCCGGGCTATATGGCTATCGCTTAAGCGGGACAAAGGGTTTGAAATCTTTCAGGTGGCTTCGGGAAAAGAGACCAGCATTACCGAGCTTGTCGATATCCTGCGCAGAGTCACCGGAAAGGATGCAACGGTTGGTCATGTGGCGCCCCGGACCGGCGAAATCAAGAGAAACTACTCGGCGATTGCAAAAATAAAAGAACAACTTGGATTCGAGCCGGAAATCGAACTTGAGAATGGCATTGCGGTGCTGTACGAATATTTCAAAGAAAAATACTCGCCGCAAGCCTGATATGAAAGATATTCTTATCTGCCGTTTATCGGCAACCTAAAAGCCATTTACACCCGCATCAATGAGCTGATTCCCGAAATGAAAGGGCCTACGTTCGAAGAGTTGGTGGGGAACCAGTTTGGGTGAGGAGAAGAATTCACCATAGAGGCACAAAGAGAAGAGAGAAAATCAGGGGGAAGACCAAAAAGCAGGGAGCCGAATTGAAGGCAACCTGGGCAGATAAATTAAGGCAATGCGTGCTTTTTTATGCGTAATGATGTATATTCAAGATGTATACATTTAAAAAATACATCAGGAGTATTATGATCAGAACGCAAATATATTTAACCGAGCAGGAAAAAAGCGGTTTAGAGTCTGTCGCACTGGCAAAAGGTGTCAGTCAGAGTGATTTAGTCCGACAGGCGATCGATGATTTGCTGGCCAGGGCCGGTGAAATTGATAAGTCCCGGATTTTAGATGAAATTGCAGGTGTTTGGGCGCAAAGAACAGATGTACCCGATATTCGTGATTTAAGAACCGGATGGCATACGAGGTCGAGCCGATGAGCGGGAATATTCTGGTCGATACTGATATTGTAATAGAATTCCTCCGTGGAAACAATCAGGCAGTTCCCTGGTTTAAAGCAGAATCGAAATCGATTTGTTTTTCAGTGATAACCGTAGCGGAAATCTATGCAGGAATCAGGGGACGGAAAGAGGAGACTGAAATCGATCGGCTGTTTTCAATTTTCCCGGTCTTTGCAGCGACAAATGAGATTGCCCGTGTAGCCGGCAATTTTGTGAATAAATACCGGCCGTCACATTCAGTTGAAATACCTGATGCAATCATAGCTGCAACCTGTTTTATTTCGGGCGCAGAATTATGCACGCTTAATGTCAAGCATTATCCGATGTTCAAGGGGTTGAAGCCGCCTTATAAAAGGCAGTGATTGGGTGTATGAAGCGGGTGATTACAATGAACTATGGTAAATCATTGGAAGAAGTATGGAAATGGCGAAGGGCTCTGAGCCGCAAACTCAATGGACTAAGCGGAAACGAACAAATACGCCTTATTAATGATGATGCGCGCGATATCTGCCGAAAATATTCTATTAAATACAAAGTAAAATCGCACAGTTCATCTCACGCGCCGAGGTGAAAGCTGCTCAATAAGCTTATCCAGCTCTCCCCCTAAAATCCCCGCAAGCCGTTTCCGCTCATACAATCGTAGCGTTTCCCTGCCGATCCTCGGAAATTCCTCCCCTTCTTTCCACATTCCGATTATCGTTTTCAGCATAGATGTAATTACATCAATCTTCTCGTAGCCGACGACAAATCCGGCGTTGTACTTTCGGATG includes:
- a CDS encoding ribbon-helix-helix protein, CopG family, whose translation is MIRTQIYLTEQEKSGLESVALAKGVSQSDLVRQAIDDLLARAGEIDKSRILDEIAGVWAQRTDVPDIRDLRTGWHTRSSR
- a CDS encoding PIN domain-containing protein — translated: MAYEVEPMSGNILVDTDIVIEFLRGNNQAVPWFKAESKSICFSVITVAEIYAGIRGRKEETEIDRLFSIFPVFAATNEIARVAGNFVNKYRPSHSVEIPDAIIAATCFISGAELCTLNVKHYPMFKGLKPPYKRQ